The sequence below is a genomic window from bacterium.
GGTGCAGCTTGGGCTCACGAAGCCGGTCGCCGTTCAGTACGAACTCTTTCTCAGAGCGATCTCCCACGGTAACTTGGGTAAGTCGATCACCACGCAGGCGCCGGTGGTGCAGGAGATCTCGAGCCGGCTGCCCAAGACGGCTCTCCTCGCCGCGACCGCCACCGTCCTGTCCGGGATCCTCGGGATCGTGTCGGGGATCGCCGTGAGCACGCGCCAGTACACCTCGGTCGACTACCTGGTCAGCGTGGTCGCCTTCGCGGGTGTCAGCATTCCCGTCTTCTGGCTCGGCCTGATGCTGATGATCGTGTTCGCGGTGTTCCTCCACCTGGTCCCGGCGGGGGGTGCGGCCGGTCCGACGAGCCTCATCCTCCCCTCGATTACGCTCGCGGCGTTCAGTATCGCCTTCATCGAGCGGCAGACGCGCAGCAGCATGCTGGAGACCCTCCGCCAGGACTACGTGCGGACGGCGCGGGCGAAGGGGCTCGTAGAGGGCGTCGTCGTGTTCCGCCATGCCCTCCGGAACGCCCTCATCCCCGTCGTGACGGTGATCGGGCTCCAGTTCGGC
It includes:
- a CDS encoding ABC transporter permease, whose amino-acid sequence is MTGGFFGFAIRRIIAAIPTLFGVTLIVFFMVRVLPGDPARLLAGLNATQDEVDRIRVQLGLTKPVAVQYELFLRAISHGNLGKSITTQAPVVQEISSRLPKTALLAATATVLSGILGIVSGIAVSTRQYTSVDYLVSVVAFAGVSIPVFWLGLMLMIVFAVFLHLVPAGGAAGPTSLILPSITLAAFSIAFIERQTRSSMLETLRQDYVRTARAKGLVEGVVVFRHALRNALIPVVTVIGLQFGALFGGAILTETTFAWPGIGQLLVTAISARDYPIIQGVVLLFAITFLVVNLVVDLLYGYIDPRIKFS